A single genomic interval of Aphidius gifuensis isolate YNYX2018 linkage group LG6, ASM1490517v1, whole genome shotgun sequence harbors:
- the LOC122858813 gene encoding dynamin-like 120 kDa protein, mitochondrial isoform X2, giving the protein MKQILCGKFGPSLMFIKKTPRMTIVSTRNLMSGRLNGAYRPLLSSPRPTYFINQHRAYGMFIANVVKGVLRLRYLVLGGAVTGGVTLQKKYESWKEGLPGIEWMEQLVPTDKQWQDFRGTFTDMKNNVANSVEIDPRIKDFGDAKYREYKSWFSQRLDDAIQAAETNRVEIENGDNNSSQESEKKLTKPVAVHAKGLDNSYDEEKRKTSSQQRMDAMQDEVMQIQLKYQKELERLEKENKELRKQMLLRGNQKVNSRQIKKSLIDMYSDVLDELSDYDSGYSTADHLPRVVVVGDQSSGKTSVLEMIAQARIFPRGGGEMMTRSPVKVTLSEGPYHIAQFKDSSREFDLTKESELADLRREVELRMKNSVKNGKTVSQDVISMTVKGPGLQRMVLVDLPGIISTVTVDMAEDTRDAIRHMTQQYMSNPNAIILCIQDGAVDAERSNVTDLVAQMDPSGKRTIFVLTKVDLAEENLTNPERVRKILSGKLFPMKALGYFAVVTGRGRQDDSIQTIKDYEEKFFRNSKLFKDGLVMSGQVTTRNLSLAVAECFWKMVGETVEQQADAFKATRFNLETEWKNNFPRLRELDRDELFEKARGEILDEIVNLSQVSPRHWEEVLMSRIWDKVSMHVFENIYLPAAQTGDPGTFNTTVDIKLKQWAENKLPEKSVESGWECLKQEFQNFMNSAKKNQDHDDIFDNLKNAVVNEAMERHSWEDKASQMLRVIQLNTLEDRNVNDKRDWDEAVKFLENSVKEKLETTENLLNNMLGPGKTERILYWKSQTDEQKKRTTVKYELDKILYSDKKHQPTLTQDEITTVRKNLQRNGIDVDNEFIRTTWHPVYRRFFLQQSLTKAYDCRKAYYMYHNGHENESDCNDLVLFWRIQQMLKVTSKALRQQVMNREARRLDKEIKEVLEDYSQDSSIKKKLLTGRRVELAEELKRVRQIQEKLEEFIQALNKEK; this is encoded by the exons ATGAAGCAAATATTGTGTGGAAAATTTGG ACCGTCATTAatgttcattaaaaaaacaccACGAATGACAATTGTCAGTACAAGAAATTTAATGTCAGGAAGACTCAATGGAGCTTACCGGCCTTTATTGTCATCACCTCGACcaacatattttataaatcaacatCGTGCATATGGTATGTTTATTGCAAATGTTGTTAAAGGTGTTTTAAGATTAAGATATCTTGTATTGGGTGGTGCTGTTACTGGTGGTGTTACATtacaaaag aaatatgaATCATGGAAAGAAGGTTTACCTGGAATTGAATGGATGGAGCAATTGGTTCCAACAGATAAACAATGGCAAGATTTTCGTGGCACATTTActgacatgaaaaataatgttgccaACAGTGTTGAAAttg aTCCTCGTATCAAGGATTTTGGTGATGCTAAATACAGAGAGTACAAATCATGGTTTAGTCAAAGACTTGATGATGCAATACAAGCTGCTGAAACAAATAGAGTAGAAATTGAAAATGGAGACAACAATTCATCTCAAG aaagTGAAAAAAAGTTGACAAAACCAGTAGCTGTTCATGCAAAAGGATTAGATAATAGCtatgatgaagaaaaacgTAAAACATCATCACAACAAAGAATGGATGCAATGCAAGATGAAGTTATgcaaatacaattaaaatatcaaaaagaatTAGAAAgacttgaaaaagaaaataaagagcTAAGAAAACAAATGTTATTACGTGGTAATCAGAAAGTAAATAGtagacaaattaaaaaatcattaattgataTGTACAGTGATGTATTGGATGAATTAAGTGATTAtgatagtggttattcaacTGCTGATCATTTGCCAagagttgttgttgttggtgatcAAAGTTCTGGAAAAACTTCTGTTCTTGAAATGATTGCACAAGCCAGAATATTCCCCAG ggGTGGAGGTGAAATGATGACAAGATCACCAGTTAAAGTAACACTCAGTGAAGGACCATATCATATTGCTCAATTTAAAGATAGTTCAAGAGAATTTGATTTAACAAAAGAATCAGAACTTGCTGATTTACGTCGTGAAGTTGAATTGAGAATGAAAAATAGTGTTAAAAATGGTAAAACTGTTAGTCAAGATGTCATTTCAATGACTGTCAAAGGACCTGGTCTTCAACGAATGGTTCTCGTTGATTTACCTGGAATAATAAGT ACTGTTACAGTTGATATGGCTGAGGATACACGTGATGCTATTCGTCATATGACTCAACAATATATGAGTAATCCAAATGCAATAATACTTTGTATTCAGGATGGTGCTGTTGATGCTGAAAGAAGTAATGTTACTGATTTAGTTGCACAAATGGATCCATCTGGTAAAAGAACAATATTTGTTCTAACAAAAGTTGATTTAGCtgaagaaaatttaacaaatccTGAACGTGTACGTAAAATATTATCTGGTAAATTATTTCCAATGAAAGCACTTGGTTATTTTGCTGTTGTTACTGGACGTGGACGACAAGATGATAGTATACAAACAATAAAAgattatgaagaaaaattctTCCGTAATTCAAAGCTATTTAAGGATGGTCTTGTTATGTCTGGCCAAGTTACAACGAGAAATTTAAGTTTAGCTGTTGCTGAATGTTTTTGGAAAATGGTTGGTGAAACAGTTGAACAACAAGCTGATGCATTTAAAGCAACACGTTTTAATTTAGAAAcagaatggaaaaataattttccaagaTTACGTGAACTTGATcgtgatgaattatttgaaaaagcaCGTGGTGAAATACTTGatgaaattgttaatttatcacaagTATCACCACGTCATTGGGAAGAAGTATTAATGTCAAGAATATGGGATAAAGTATCAATGCatgtatttgaaaatatttatttaccagcAGCACAAACTGGTGATCCAGGTACATTTAATACAAcagttgatattaaattaaaacaatgggctgaaaataaattaccagaAAAAAGTGTTGAAAGTGGCTGGGAATGTTTAAAACaagaatttcaaaattttatgaattcagctaaaaaaaatcaagatcatgatgatatatttgataatttaaaaaatgctgTTGTTAATGAAGCTATGGAACGTCATTCATGGGAAGATAAAGCATCACAAATGTTACGTGTTATACAATTAAATACACTTGAAGATAGAAATGTCAATGATAAAAGAGATTGGGATGAAgctgttaaatttttagaaaattcagttaaagaaaaattagaaacaactgaaaatttattaaataatatgttaGGACCAGGTAAAACAGAAAGAATATTATACTGGAAATCACAAacagatgaacaaaaaaaacgaACAACAGTTAAATATgaattagataaaatattatattcagaTAAAAAACATCAGCCAACATTAACACAAGATGAAATAACAActgttagaaaaaatttacaaagaaatggtattgatgttgataatgaatttatacgTACAACATGGCATCCAGTTTACAGAAGATTTTTCTTACAACAAAGTTTAACAAAAGCATATGATTGTAGAAAAGCTTATTACATGTATCATAATGGTCATGAAAATGAAAGTGATTGTAATGATCTTGTATTATTTTGGAGAATTCAACAAATGCTTAAAGTAACATCAAAAGCATTGAGACAACAAGTTATGAATAGAGAAGCAAGAAGACttgataaagaaattaaagaaGTTTTAGAAGATTACAGTCAAgattcatcaattaaaaaaaaattattaactggAAGAAGAGTTGAGCTAGCTGAAGAATTAAAACGTGTCAGacaaatacaagaaaaattagaagaaTTTATTCAAGCATTGAAcaaggaaaaataa
- the LOC122858813 gene encoding dynamin-like 120 kDa protein, mitochondrial isoform X1: protein MKQILCGKFGPSLMFIKKTPRMTIVSTRNLMSGRLNGAYRPLLSSPRPTYFINQHRAYGMFIANVVKGVLRLRYLVLGGAVTGGVTLQKKYESWKEGLPGIEWMEQLVPTDKQWQDFRGTFTDMKNNVANSVEIDPRIKDFGDAKYREYKSWFSQRLDDAIQAAETNRVEIENGDNNSSQGFVEALTGIANQIYSESEKKLTKPVAVHAKGLDNSYDEEKRKTSSQQRMDAMQDEVMQIQLKYQKELERLEKENKELRKQMLLRGNQKVNSRQIKKSLIDMYSDVLDELSDYDSGYSTADHLPRVVVVGDQSSGKTSVLEMIAQARIFPRGGGEMMTRSPVKVTLSEGPYHIAQFKDSSREFDLTKESELADLRREVELRMKNSVKNGKTVSQDVISMTVKGPGLQRMVLVDLPGIISTVTVDMAEDTRDAIRHMTQQYMSNPNAIILCIQDGAVDAERSNVTDLVAQMDPSGKRTIFVLTKVDLAEENLTNPERVRKILSGKLFPMKALGYFAVVTGRGRQDDSIQTIKDYEEKFFRNSKLFKDGLVMSGQVTTRNLSLAVAECFWKMVGETVEQQADAFKATRFNLETEWKNNFPRLRELDRDELFEKARGEILDEIVNLSQVSPRHWEEVLMSRIWDKVSMHVFENIYLPAAQTGDPGTFNTTVDIKLKQWAENKLPEKSVESGWECLKQEFQNFMNSAKKNQDHDDIFDNLKNAVVNEAMERHSWEDKASQMLRVIQLNTLEDRNVNDKRDWDEAVKFLENSVKEKLETTENLLNNMLGPGKTERILYWKSQTDEQKKRTTVKYELDKILYSDKKHQPTLTQDEITTVRKNLQRNGIDVDNEFIRTTWHPVYRRFFLQQSLTKAYDCRKAYYMYHNGHENESDCNDLVLFWRIQQMLKVTSKALRQQVMNREARRLDKEIKEVLEDYSQDSSIKKKLLTGRRVELAEELKRVRQIQEKLEEFIQALNKEK from the exons ATGAAGCAAATATTGTGTGGAAAATTTGG ACCGTCATTAatgttcattaaaaaaacaccACGAATGACAATTGTCAGTACAAGAAATTTAATGTCAGGAAGACTCAATGGAGCTTACCGGCCTTTATTGTCATCACCTCGACcaacatattttataaatcaacatCGTGCATATGGTATGTTTATTGCAAATGTTGTTAAAGGTGTTTTAAGATTAAGATATCTTGTATTGGGTGGTGCTGTTACTGGTGGTGTTACATtacaaaag aaatatgaATCATGGAAAGAAGGTTTACCTGGAATTGAATGGATGGAGCAATTGGTTCCAACAGATAAACAATGGCAAGATTTTCGTGGCACATTTActgacatgaaaaataatgttgccaACAGTGTTGAAAttg aTCCTCGTATCAAGGATTTTGGTGATGCTAAATACAGAGAGTACAAATCATGGTTTAGTCAAAGACTTGATGATGCAATACAAGCTGCTGAAACAAATAGAGTAGAAATTGAAAATGGAGACAACAATTCATCTCAAG GTTTTGTCGAAGCACTCACAGGCATTGCAAACCAAATATATTCag aaagTGAAAAAAAGTTGACAAAACCAGTAGCTGTTCATGCAAAAGGATTAGATAATAGCtatgatgaagaaaaacgTAAAACATCATCACAACAAAGAATGGATGCAATGCAAGATGAAGTTATgcaaatacaattaaaatatcaaaaagaatTAGAAAgacttgaaaaagaaaataaagagcTAAGAAAACAAATGTTATTACGTGGTAATCAGAAAGTAAATAGtagacaaattaaaaaatcattaattgataTGTACAGTGATGTATTGGATGAATTAAGTGATTAtgatagtggttattcaacTGCTGATCATTTGCCAagagttgttgttgttggtgatcAAAGTTCTGGAAAAACTTCTGTTCTTGAAATGATTGCACAAGCCAGAATATTCCCCAG ggGTGGAGGTGAAATGATGACAAGATCACCAGTTAAAGTAACACTCAGTGAAGGACCATATCATATTGCTCAATTTAAAGATAGTTCAAGAGAATTTGATTTAACAAAAGAATCAGAACTTGCTGATTTACGTCGTGAAGTTGAATTGAGAATGAAAAATAGTGTTAAAAATGGTAAAACTGTTAGTCAAGATGTCATTTCAATGACTGTCAAAGGACCTGGTCTTCAACGAATGGTTCTCGTTGATTTACCTGGAATAATAAGT ACTGTTACAGTTGATATGGCTGAGGATACACGTGATGCTATTCGTCATATGACTCAACAATATATGAGTAATCCAAATGCAATAATACTTTGTATTCAGGATGGTGCTGTTGATGCTGAAAGAAGTAATGTTACTGATTTAGTTGCACAAATGGATCCATCTGGTAAAAGAACAATATTTGTTCTAACAAAAGTTGATTTAGCtgaagaaaatttaacaaatccTGAACGTGTACGTAAAATATTATCTGGTAAATTATTTCCAATGAAAGCACTTGGTTATTTTGCTGTTGTTACTGGACGTGGACGACAAGATGATAGTATACAAACAATAAAAgattatgaagaaaaattctTCCGTAATTCAAAGCTATTTAAGGATGGTCTTGTTATGTCTGGCCAAGTTACAACGAGAAATTTAAGTTTAGCTGTTGCTGAATGTTTTTGGAAAATGGTTGGTGAAACAGTTGAACAACAAGCTGATGCATTTAAAGCAACACGTTTTAATTTAGAAAcagaatggaaaaataattttccaagaTTACGTGAACTTGATcgtgatgaattatttgaaaaagcaCGTGGTGAAATACTTGatgaaattgttaatttatcacaagTATCACCACGTCATTGGGAAGAAGTATTAATGTCAAGAATATGGGATAAAGTATCAATGCatgtatttgaaaatatttatttaccagcAGCACAAACTGGTGATCCAGGTACATTTAATACAAcagttgatattaaattaaaacaatgggctgaaaataaattaccagaAAAAAGTGTTGAAAGTGGCTGGGAATGTTTAAAACaagaatttcaaaattttatgaattcagctaaaaaaaatcaagatcatgatgatatatttgataatttaaaaaatgctgTTGTTAATGAAGCTATGGAACGTCATTCATGGGAAGATAAAGCATCACAAATGTTACGTGTTATACAATTAAATACACTTGAAGATAGAAATGTCAATGATAAAAGAGATTGGGATGAAgctgttaaatttttagaaaattcagttaaagaaaaattagaaacaactgaaaatttattaaataatatgttaGGACCAGGTAAAACAGAAAGAATATTATACTGGAAATCACAAacagatgaacaaaaaaaacgaACAACAGTTAAATATgaattagataaaatattatattcagaTAAAAAACATCAGCCAACATTAACACAAGATGAAATAACAActgttagaaaaaatttacaaagaaatggtattgatgttgataatgaatttatacgTACAACATGGCATCCAGTTTACAGAAGATTTTTCTTACAACAAAGTTTAACAAAAGCATATGATTGTAGAAAAGCTTATTACATGTATCATAATGGTCATGAAAATGAAAGTGATTGTAATGATCTTGTATTATTTTGGAGAATTCAACAAATGCTTAAAGTAACATCAAAAGCATTGAGACAACAAGTTATGAATAGAGAAGCAAGAAGACttgataaagaaattaaagaaGTTTTAGAAGATTACAGTCAAgattcatcaattaaaaaaaaattattaactggAAGAAGAGTTGAGCTAGCTGAAGAATTAAAACGTGTCAGacaaatacaagaaaaattagaagaaTTTATTCAAGCATTGAAcaaggaaaaataa